A window of Helicobacter anatolicus contains these coding sequences:
- a CDS encoding efflux RND transporter periplasmic adaptor subunit translates to MKARFLLAALCSVNMALALDVYAVFNIKAVQDSKLALDTSGIVEVIKVDVGSVVKKGDVLLGLANQDKVAQSTSVEQQYIFAKNQYQRYQKTGGAVDKNTLEQYYSNYKKLESDYKYYQSMVHKTILKAPFDGVIAEKNIELGDGVGSTNTTLFRLVSHSKKFVIEFDSKYINHVKVGDTFYYSIDGGADKKAVVITKIYPTINDSTRKISAEAVADTNMVAGTFGDGFIRTK, encoded by the coding sequence ATGAAAGCAAGATTTTTATTGGCTGCATTATGCAGTGTTAATATGGCTTTAGCCTTAGATGTTTATGCAGTGTTTAATATTAAAGCTGTACAAGATTCTAAGCTAGCACTTGATACTTCAGGAATTGTAGAAGTTATTAAGGTTGATGTGGGTAGTGTAGTAAAAAAGGGAGATGTTTTGTTGGGACTTGCTAATCAAGATAAAGTCGCACAATCAACTTCTGTGGAACAACAATATATTTTTGCAAAAAATCAATATCAGCGTTATCAAAAAACTGGTGGAGCAGTGGATAAAAATACTTTGGAGCAATATTATTCAAATTATAAAAAACTGGAATCAGATTATAAATATTATCAATCTATGGTACACAAGACAATTTTAAAAGCACCATTTGATGGTGTAATTGCGGAAAAAAATATTGAGTTGGGTGATGGTGTAGGATCTACAAATACAACACTTTTTAGACTTGTGAGTCATAGTAAAAAGTTTGTTATTGAATTTGATTCTAAATATATTAATCATGTAAAAGTTGGAGATACTTTTTATTATTCTATTGATGGTGGTGCAGATAAAAAGGCGGTAGTGATTACAAAAATTTATCCTACTATTAATGATAGTACAAGAAAAATTAGTGCAGAAGCTGTAGCAGATACAAATATGGTAGCAGGCACTTTTGGTGATGGATTTATAAGGACAAAATAA
- a CDS encoding efflux RND transporter permease subunit, translated as MYKFAIQRPITTLMFALAVMFFGVLGLKKIPISLFPNVDFPIIVVSTAYPGGSPEIIESKVTDKIEEAVMGIDGIKSVKSNSARNISIVIVEFQLEKPIQEAMNDVIGKISSIKFGDANIQQPSIQKFDTSGQAIISLFMTSQNKSASELMKQADLVVKPMLQKISGVGGVQLNGYRERQMRVYVDPTLMNKYNLTYNSLFSLLGQENIEVNGGRIENSTKDFTITIDANGYSIEEIGNIRVGQNTRLSDIAVIEDGLEEETTYAAYQNEPGVIFEVQKVSGANEIDIADGVYKVLPQIQAVSQDYEIRPFLDTTEYIRHSIKDVEFDLILGGILAVLIVFFFLRSITITLVAAISLPVSILGTFALIQMMGYTLNMLTMMALTLAIGIIIDDAIVVIENIHKKLEKGMSKKEAAYEGVREIAFAIIAISAMLLSVFIPIGNMSGVMGRFFESFGVTVALAVIISYIVVITIIPMVSSLIVSSKQSKFYYFTEPFFNRLQSFYAALLSFVLKQKTIFIVLIFLIFGFSLYLAKSLGGEFMLQEDKSEFYVWMETKPGISIHEMKKKTIGLQELLKKHDEIMYTTIQVGYGTIQSVFKSKIYVKLKPVQERSVSQFELMDIVQKELRTSPLAQGLNIFASEVPTLGGGDNTAFQMTIYGATQEMVDKSVEKLRNFLLESETFKGKIGNYHTSTSDIQPEYRITILRQNADKYGVSAQTIGNAINAAFSGTNQAAYFKENGKEYKITMRVPDSKRISPDDIKKIQVQNANGELMFLDGLVEIKQSQSPSLISRYSRQRSVTVYAAPLQNSGISLGDIIAEVSKPENMQTLLEDGVGYAFGGQSDNMSESVVSFGVAVITAFILIYLILAALYESLIEPLIIMITMPLSFAGAFFALKIVNQPFSIFSFMGLILLIGIVGKNATLLIDVANERRKKFQVDVYEAIKFAGESRLRPILMTTIAMVFGMLPLAIATGSGYAMKSPIGISMIGGLLISMILSLLIVPILYVLVAPLDDKIKRLYQREEGNIVIKKITKAKKVVKKIVENEELDYMDNKEEIEDKKKVKREKKNKEKKKDK; from the coding sequence ATGTATAAGTTTGCAATACAACGACCTATTACGACTTTAATGTTTGCTCTTGCCGTGATGTTCTTCGGTGTTTTGGGATTAAAAAAGATACCTATTTCTTTATTTCCTAATGTTGATTTTCCTATTATTGTGGTTTCTACTGCATATCCTGGAGGAAGCCCAGAGATTATTGAAAGCAAGGTAACCGATAAAATTGAAGAAGCGGTAATGGGGATTGATGGGATTAAGAGTGTAAAATCTAACAGTGCAAGAAATATTAGTATTGTAATTGTGGAATTCCAACTTGAAAAACCGATTCAAGAGGCAATGAATGATGTGATTGGAAAAATTTCTTCTATCAAATTTGGTGATGCAAATATTCAGCAACCTTCGATTCAGAAATTTGATACAAGCGGACAAGCAATCATTTCTCTTTTTATGACAAGTCAAAATAAAAGCGCATCAGAATTGATGAAGCAGGCAGATTTGGTAGTTAAACCAATGCTGCAAAAAATTTCTGGTGTTGGTGGTGTGCAACTTAATGGATATCGTGAAAGACAAATGCGTGTTTATGTAGATCCTACTTTGATGAATAAATATAATCTTACTTATAATTCTTTATTTTCACTTCTTGGACAGGAAAATATTGAAGTTAATGGTGGGCGCATTGAAAATTCCACAAAAGATTTTACAATTACTATAGATGCAAATGGGTACAGTATTGAAGAAATAGGCAATATTCGTGTGGGGCAAAATACTAGACTTAGTGATATTGCAGTAATTGAAGATGGGCTTGAAGAAGAAACGACCTACGCAGCGTATCAAAATGAACCTGGAGTAATTTTTGAAGTACAAAAAGTTTCGGGTGCAAATGAAATTGATATTGCAGATGGAGTTTATAAAGTTCTACCACAGATTCAAGCAGTAAGTCAAGATTATGAAATTCGACCATTTTTGGATACTACAGAATATATTAGACATTCTATTAAAGATGTTGAATTTGATTTAATTTTAGGCGGTATTTTGGCAGTTTTGATTGTATTTTTCTTCTTGCGTAGTATAACAATTACATTGGTTGCAGCCATTAGTTTACCAGTTTCTATTTTGGGAACTTTTGCGCTTATACAGATGATGGGATATACATTAAATATGCTTACAATGATGGCACTAACTCTTGCTATTGGGATTATTATAGATGATGCGATTGTTGTGATCGAAAATATTCATAAAAAACTTGAAAAAGGAATGTCAAAAAAAGAGGCGGCATATGAAGGGGTGCGAGAAATTGCATTTGCAATTATTGCAATTTCTGCAATGTTACTTTCTGTTTTTATTCCAATAGGAAATATGTCAGGGGTTATGGGAAGATTCTTTGAGAGTTTTGGAGTTACGGTTGCTTTGGCAGTTATTATTTCATATATTGTTGTAATTACAATTATTCCAATGGTGAGTTCATTGATTGTAAGTTCAAAACAATCTAAATTTTATTATTTTACAGAGCCATTTTTTAATCGATTGCAATCCTTTTATGCTGCTCTTTTAAGTTTTGTGTTAAAGCAAAAAACAATTTTTATTGTATTGATTTTTTTGATTTTTGGATTCTCACTTTATTTAGCAAAGTCTTTGGGCGGAGAATTTATGCTTCAAGAGGATAAGTCAGAATTTTATGTTTGGATGGAGACAAAACCAGGAATTAGCATTCATGAGATGAAGAAAAAAACAATTGGTTTACAAGAACTTTTGAAAAAACATGATGAGATTATGTATACTACAATACAAGTGGGATATGGCACGATTCAAAGTGTATTTAAATCTAAGATTTATGTTAAATTAAAACCTGTGCAAGAGAGAAGTGTAAGTCAATTTGAACTTATGGATATTGTGCAAAAAGAACTACGCACATCTCCCTTGGCGCAAGGGTTGAATATTTTTGCCTCTGAGGTTCCTACATTAGGTGGAGGAGATAATACAGCATTTCAAATGACTATTTATGGTGCTACACAGGAGATGGTGGATAAAAGTGTTGAGAAGTTGCGTAACTTTTTATTAGAGAGTGAGACTTTTAAAGGAAAGATTGGAAATTATCATACTAGTACTTCTGATATACAGCCTGAATATAGAATTACAATACTGCGACAAAATGCCGATAAATATGGTGTGAGTGCACAAACTATTGGAAATGCTATTAATGCTGCTTTTTCAGGGACAAATCAAGCTGCATATTTTAAAGAAAATGGAAAAGAGTATAAGATTACCATGCGTGTCCCAGATAGTAAAAGAATATCACCGGATGATATTAAAAAGATTCAAGTACAAAATGCTAATGGTGAATTGATGTTTTTGGATGGATTAGTGGAAATTAAGCAGTCACAATCCCCATCGCTTATTAGTCGCTATAGCAGACAAAGAAGCGTAACTGTATATGCAGCACCTTTGCAAAATTCTGGAATTTCTTTGGGTGATATAATCGCTGAAGTTTCAAAACCTGAAAATATGCAAACATTGCTAGAGGACGGTGTAGGGTATGCTTTTGGTGGTCAATCTGATAATATGTCAGAATCTGTTGTGTCTTTTGGTGTAGCAGTAATTACAGCTTTTATTCTTATTTATCTTATTTTGGCGGCATTGTATGAATCTTTAATTGAACCTCTAATTATTATGATTACCATGCCTCTTAGTTTTGCAGGAGCATTTTTTGCACTAAAAATTGTTAATCAGCCTTTTAGTATTTTTTCATTTATGGGATTGATTTTATTGATAGGTATAGTTGGTAAAAATGCTACTTTGCTTATTGATGTAGCCAATGAGAGAAGAAAAAAATTTCAAGTAGATGTTTATGAAGCAATTAAATTTGCTGGAGAATCTCGATTGCGACCAATTTTGATGACCACAATTGCGATGGTTTTTGGTATGCTACCATTAGCAATTGCTACAGGTAGTGGATATGCAATGAAATCCCCAATCGGTATTTCTATGATTGGTGGTTTGTTGATTTCTATGATTCTTAGTCTTTTGATTGTGCCTATTTTATATGTTTTAGTTGCACCTCTTGATGATAAAATTAAGCGACTATATCAAAGAGAAGAAGGGAATATTGTTATCAAAAAAATCACAAAAGCTAAAAAAGTAGTAAAAAAGATTGTAGAAAATGAAGAATTAGATTATATGGATAATAAAGAAGAGATAGAAGATAAGAAGAAAGTTAAAAGGGAAAAGAAAAATAAGGAAAAGAAAAAAGATAAATGA